The Sulfuricystis thermophila genome segment GCGTGGTGTAGTAACGCACCAGGATGTGCGGCAGCGCGGCGGTGCCGACCATCAGACAGAAGATCAGCGCCAGGAAGTTTTTCTTCGCCACGTCACGTGCATGTTCGTTTTCGGCAGCAAAAGGTTCGGCATGGGGCTTGACGGATGATGCCTTCGCCTCGGCCGCCGCTTTTTCTGCCGTCCATTTCTTTCGGGCGGCGTCAACCCCGACCGGGAACCCTTTCAGCGCCTTTGCGGCGGCCTCGATGGCCTTGGCGTCAGGCGGGTTTGCCGCCTTCAGTTCGGCCAACCTCGCTTCGAGCTTGACTTTCTCAGCGGCGAGATAAGTTGCGCCGCCGGATTCCAGGGCCTTGAGTCTCGCAGCCGCCGCCGCGGCGTGCTCGCGAAAGATCGCCCGCACCGATTCCTCTGCCGCGCCCTTGGGCGTTTTTTTGTCGTTGAACTCTTTCTCCAACGCAGTGACCTTCGGCAGCGCCGTGGTGTAGGCGGTGATCTGCGGGATCGGCAAACCGGTGTGTTTCACCGACAGCCAGAGCACCGGAATCAAGTAGGCGACGATCAGGATGATGTACTGCGCCACCTGCGTCCAGGTCACCGCCTTCATGCCGCCGAGAAACGAGCACACCAGGATGCCTGCGAGCCCCACGAACACGCCGATGGCAAACTCGAGGCCGGTGAAGCGGCTGGTGATGATGCCGACACCATAGATCTGTGCGATCACATAGGTGAAGGAGCAGATGATCGCCGCGATCACGCCGATCAGGCGCGGGATGTTGCCGCCATAGCGTGCGCCGAGGAAGTCGGGAATGGTGTATTGCCCAAACTTGCGCAGATAGGGCGCCAGGAACAACGCCACCAGACAGTAGCCGCCGGTCCAGCCCATCACGAAAGCGAGACCATCATAGCCGGTGGCATACAGGGTGCCGGCCATCCCGATGAAGGAGGCGGCGGACATCCAGTCGGCGCCGGTCGCCATGCCGTTGAAGATCGCCGGCACACGACGGCCCGCGACGTAGTATTCCGATACCTCGGCCGTCTTCGACATGAAGCCGATGCCGGCATAGAGCAGGATCGTCGCGAACAGGAACAGGTAGCCGAGGATCCTGTTCGGCAGCCCCAGCTGTTCGAGGATGGCGATGAAGACGATGAAGCCGATGAAGCCGCCGGTGTAGAACGTGTAATAGCGTTTCAGCTGCTGGAAGAAAGCCTTGCTTTGCGCCGCACCCGCCATCACTCGTCCCCTCCTTCCTGGACGCCATATTCCTCATCGAGCCGGTTCATGTACCTGGCGTAATACCAGATGATCAACACATAGACGATCAGCGCGCCTTGCGCGCCCATGTAGAAACCCAGCGGGCCAAGGATTTCGAGGGTATTGAGCTCGCGCGCGAACCAGCTGACGACGAAGGTGACGATGAACCAGATCGCCAGCAGGATCACGGTGATCTGCAAATTTTTGCGCCAGTATTCATGGTGCTTTTCCGTCAGCCGCAAGGTCTCATCCTCCTGATGTCAGGGTGGCTGGAAAAGTAAGCCGGAACAGCGAACCCGAGCCAGCCGGATTGTCACCGATCTCGATCTGGATGTGGTGCAGATCGGCGATCTCGCGCACGATGGCGAGCCCCAGGCCGCTCCCTTCGGCATCGGTGCCCAGCGTGCGATAGAAACGTTCGAAGATCCGCTCCCGTTCCTCGACAGGAATACCGATGCCGGTATCCTCGATTTCGAGCACGGGTTGCGCCGCGGCGATCAGACGCACCGTGACCGTGCCACCGACCGGGGTGTATTTGATCGCGTTGTCGATCAGATTGTCGATCATTTCCGCCAGCAGCACGCGCACCCCGCTCACCCAAGGCATGGGCTGATCCTTCGCCTGTATTTCAAAACCCAGATCGATGTTTCGCTCCAGCGCCCGCGGCACGTAACGGATCGTGACTTCACGCACCAGCGACTCCAAATCGATACGCACCATCGGCTGCTTGACGTCATGACTCGCTTCCGCGCGCGCAAGATTCAGAAGTTGATAGGTCATACGGCTGGCGCGCTCCACCCCGGCAGCGATGCGGCGCAGATATTCCTTGAGCTGGCTGGCATCCGTCTCGCGTAAAGCCAGCTCGGTTTGCGTCTTGAGACCAGTGAGCGGCGTCTTGAGTTGGTGTGCAGCAGCGGCGATGAAACGCTGTTGGGCAGCGAGGTTGTCCTCCAGCCGCGCCATCATCTGGTTGAACGCACTGATCATCGGCTGCAGTTCCTCCGGCACGGTGGAAAGATCGATGGGCGACAGATCGTCCGGGCGCCGGCTGCGGATGCGCTCCTGCAGGCGCGTGAGCGGCGCCAGGCCGCGCGTGAGGCCGAGCCAGACCAGCACCACGGCGAGCGGAATGATCGCGAACTGTGGCAGCAGCACGCTGGAGATGATCTGTGAGGTCAGGGCTTTGCGCTGGTTGCGTGTTTCTGCGGCCTGGACGAGGATCGGCCGCGCATCGTCCGGAGAAGGCAGTAACTGGTAGGCGATACGCACCGGCTCACCCTGAATCTGGCCGTCACGAAAATGCGTTTTGCCTAAGGTGCGCACATCGCCGCCTTTGAGTGGCGGCAGGTCCGCTTCGCCGGCGATCAGCTCACCTTCGGCCAGCGCCACCTGATAGAACTGGCTGTCGCTCTCACTATCATCGGTCTTTGCCGGCTGGGCCGGTGGCAAGGTTACCTCGACGCCCGCGGCCGTCACCCTCACCCCGCTCAAGGCACGACCGAGATGCTCGACCAGCACGCGGTCATACACCTGATCGACGATCTCCACGGCGACCTGGTAGGTGACCGTGATCGAAAACGGCCAAACCAGCAGCAGAGGCGCCAGCATCCAGTCGAGGATTTCCCCGAACAGCGAGTTGGGTGCCGGATGGGGGTCGCTGAAAACCGAGGGGCGACGCGGCTTTTCGGCGGGCGGCGAGTCAGGCACTGCCAACCGCTTCTCCTCGCGGCTTGTCGAGGCAATAACCCAAGCCCCGCACCGTGGCGATACGGATGCCTTCGGGTTCGAGTTTCTTGCGCAGCCGGTGGATATAGACCTCGATCGCGTTGGTGCTCACCTCCTCTCCCCAGCCGCACAGATGATCGACCAACTGATCCTTGCCGACCAGCCGCCCAATGCGCAGCATGAGAATTTCCAGCACGGCCAGCTCGCGCGCCGAAAGATCGAGCAGATGACCGTTGCAGCGTGCGACGCGCTCGCTCTGGTCGAACGTGAGACAGCCAAACTCCAGCACTTTCGATTGCGCCGTGCCGCGGCGCGTCAGCGCGCGCACGCGGGCTTCGAGCTCGGGCAGGGCGAAGGGCTTGGTCAGATAATCGTCGGCCCCGGCATCCAGCCCCCGCACGCGATCCTCGAGCCCGTCCTGGGCCGTCAGGATCAGCACCGGCAGCGCATTCTTGCGCGCACGCAGGCGCCGCAGCACCTCGATGCCCGACAGGCGCGGCAGCCCCAGATCGAGGATCAACAGATCATAGGGCTGGCTCGCCAGTGCGGTGTCGGCCGCCGCACCGTCGCCGACATGATCGACGGCGTAGCCGGATTTACGCAAGGCCCGCACCAGCCCGTCCGCGATCATCGGGTCGTCTTCGGCGATGAGGATTCTCATGACGAGGCTGATTTTATCGCCGCTGGAATGGCAGGCGCTATCATTGGGTGTTACCGCAACGCAACAAAAGCACACGCCATGCCCGCCCGCCCTACCCTACACAGCCCGCTCGCTGCGCTGATCAAGCGCGCCCCCGTCACCGCCACGCCCGAGACCACGCTGCGTGACGCCGTCTTGGCGATGTCAGAGAACCGTGTGGGGTCGATCATCGTCATCGAGCCGGAAAGCGGCCGCCCGCTCGGCATCTTCACGCTGCGCGATCTCTTGCACAAGGTGGCGGCGAAGTCCTGCGATCTGGACCAGCTGATCATGAGCCTGATGAGCGATTCGGGTCTGCAGATGCTCAACTGGCGCGCCACGGTCTATCAGGCGGCGCTGGTCATGGCGCGCCACGGCATCCACCACGTGATCGTCGTCGATGCCGCCGGCAAGCTCAAAGGCGTGGTCTCGCAGGAAGACATCTACGAGCTGCAAAGCGGCGGCGGCAAGGCGATCTCCGGCGCGATCCGCAGCGCCCGCGATTTGGCTTCGCTGATCGCCGCCGCCGACGACATCCGCCGTCTGGCGAGCCGCACGCTGGCCGAGGGAGGGGCTGCCGAGCAACTGACACAAATGATCTCGACGCTCAACGATCACCTCACCATGCGCCTGATCGAGCTCACCGCCGAGGAATTCAGCTTGCCGCGCGTGCCCTGGTGCTGGCTCGCCTTCGGCTCGGAAGGCCGCTATGAGCAGACGCTCGCCACCGACCAGGACAACGGCATTGTCTTCGCCGCTCCATTGGGCGAAGAAGAGACGATCCGTCAGGCCTTGCTGCCCTTTGCGCGGGAAGTCAACCAGCGCCTCGATGCCTGCGGCTTTCCGCTGTGCAAGGGCAACGTGATGGCCAGCAACCCGCAACTGTGCCTGTCGGTCGAGGAATGGCAACAGCGCTTCGCCAGCTGGCTGCGTTCCTCGACGCCACAGGCGCTGCTCGATGCGACGATCTATTTCGACTTCCGCCCGATCTTCGGCGCGGAGGAGCTGGCGGAACGCTTGCGCGACTGGCTGCGGCAGCACATTCCCGGTGCGACGCTGTTTTTGCGCTTCATGGCCGAAAACGCGCTGCGTGTGCGTCCGCCGCTGGGGATGATCCGCGATTTCAGCTTCGACGACCACAAGCAATTTCCCCACACCATCGATCTCAAAGGCAGCGGCACGCGGTTGTTCGTCGATGTCGCGCGCATCCTGGCGCTGGCCAATGGCATCGACGCCACCAGCACCGCCGAACGGCTGCGCGCCGCCGCCGCGGCGAACAAGCTCGGCGGCGAAGACGTCGAGGCCATGCTGCGCGGCTTCTACTTCATCCAGCAGCTGCGGCTGCGCGTGCAGCAGGAAGGATCGCCGGCGGGACTCGCCAACCGCGTCGATCCCGATCAGCTCAATGAGCTCGACCGCCTGATCCTCAGGGAGGCGCTCAAACAGGCGAAGAAATTACAAGGGCGCATTCAGCTCGACTACCGCCTTTGACCCCGAGGGGATGCCGTCCCACCAGCGCCGACTTTGAAAGGCGAGTCGGCGCCCGACGGGGCGTGCCCATTTCCGTCAGCTTCGGCTTTGCGAACCACTCCGGGTTTGTGAGGCGATACCCGTCGAGCTTACTTTGGCCATAGCCAGTGCAGTCTTGCCTGTAAGGTCTGGGTAAGCAAGCGGGCAGACAATCCCCGCCACGTCAAAGTAGGGTTTGACGCGTTATCCATTCCTACAAAAGGAGGACTTCATGCAATACAAACACGACGCCCAAGGCTACTGGAAAGCCACCCTGGGCCTGATCACCAAGGTATTGGTGATCTGGTTCCTGGTTTCTTTCGGCGCCGGCATCCTGTTCGCCGATCTGCTCAACGGCATCCATCTCGGCGGCTATCCGCTCGGCTTCTGGTTCGCCCATCAGGGTTCGATCTACGTCTTCATCGCGCTGATCTTCTGGTACGCGAAGAAGATGGGCGACATCGACCGCGAATTCGACGTTCACGAAGACTGAAGGAGCCGACCCCATGGATCTGCAAACCACCATTTACCTCGTCGTGGGCGCCTCCTTCGCCCTCTACATCGGCATCGCGATCTGGTCGCGCGCCGGCTCCACCAGCGAGTATTACGCCGCCGGGGGCGGCGTGCATCCGGTGTTGAACGGCATGGCGACCGCGGCAGACTGGATGAGTGCAGCCTCCTTCATCTCGATGGCCGGCCTGATCTCCAACATGGGTTACGGCGGCGGCCTGTTCCTGATGGGCTGGACCGGCGGTTATGTGCTGCTCGCCTGCCTGCTCGCTCCCTACCTGCGCAAGTTCGGCAAATTCACCGTGCCGCAGTTCATCGGCGACCGCTTCTACTCGAAGTCGGCCTCGACGGTGGCGGTTCTGTGCCTGCTGGTGGCCTCGCTGACTTACATCATCGGCCAGATGACCGGCGTCGGCGTCGCCTTCTCGCGCTTCCTCGGCGTATCGAGCGACATGGGCATCTACGTCGGTATGGCGATCGTGTTCACCTATGCGGTGTTCGGCGGCATGAAGGGCATCACCTACACGCAGGTGGCGCAATACATCGTGCTGATCTTCGCCTATGTGATTCCCGCGATCTTCATCTCGATCGCGCTCACCGGCGTGCCGATCCCGCAACTGGGTCTGGGCGCGAACATCAACGGCACCGACGTTTCGCTGCTCGCCCGGCTCGACCAGGTGATCACCGATCTGGGCTTCGGCAAATACACGACGACGACGGCCGGCAGCACGCTCAACATGTTCGTCTACACGATGTCGCTGATGATCGGTACCGCGGGCCTTCCCCACGTGATCATGCGCTTCTTCACGGTGCCCAACGTCGCCGCCGCGCGCTCCTCGGCGGGCTGGGCGCTGGTGTTCATCGCCATCCTCTACACCACCGCTCCGGCGGTCGCGGCGATGGCGCGTCTGAACCTGCACGGCACGGTCAATAACGCCGTCGGCGTGCAAAGCGACCCGGCGGGCGGCCTCAAGATCGACCCGGCGAAGGTGAAAGCCAATGCCGACCCGTTCGCGCCGGAAGCGAGCCTCAAGTATGAGGAGCGTCCCGACTGGATGAAGCGTTGGGAAAAGACCGGTCTGCTCAAGTTCGAAGACAAGAACGGCGACGGCCGCATCCAGTACTACAACGACAAGACCAAGAACGAAGCCGCCAAGGCCAAGTTCGAAGCCGCCGGCTGGAAGGGCAACGAGCTGACGGTCAACGCCGACATCATCGTGCTCGCCAACCCGGAAATCGCACTGTTGCCCAACTGGGTGATCGCGCTGGTCGCCGCCGGTGGTCTCGCCGCCGCGCTGTCGACCGCTGCGGGCCTGTTGATGGCGATCTCCGCCGCAATTTCCCATGACCTGGTGAAGGGCGTCTTCGCGCCGAACATCAGCGAACGGGGCGAACTGTTGGCGGGCAAGATCGCGATGGCCTGCTCGATCGTCGTCGCCGGCTACCTGGGCCTCAACCCGCCGGGCTTCGCCGCCGGCACCGTGGCCCTGGCTTTCGGTATCGCGGCCTCGTCGCTGTTCCCGGCGATCATGATGGGCATCTTCTCGAAGAAGATGAACAAGGAAGGCGCGATGGCCGGCATGCTGGCGGGTCTGTTCGTCACGCTGTTCTACGTGTTCGCGCACAAGGGCATCTTCTTCATCAAGGGCACCGAGTATCTGAACCTGATCGGTGGCGCCAACAGCTTCTTCGGCATCACGCCGGAAGCCTTCGGCGCCGTCGGCGCGGTGGTGAACTTCATCGTCGCCTTCGTGGTCGACAAGATGACCAAGGAGCCGCCGGAGCACATCCAGCACATGGTCGAGAACGTGCGTATTCCGCGCGGTTCGAAGGCCGTGGATGGCGCCCACGCCCACTAAGCGGTAACCGCACTCAACCCGGCCACGGTCGGGTTGCTCACTGGCCCCGCCGGATTAAACTGGCGGGGCTTTTTGTTTGGAGTCCACCATGGTTTTCGATATCGGCGTCGCGATGACGTGGATTTTGTTTCTTGCGCTGTTCCCGATCACCTATTACTGGCTGCGCCGTGCCTGGATCATCATCGTGCGGCGCGACTTCTCCGAAGTCGCCTTGAAACGCGGCGAGCCACCGCCCCATCCGGAGAAATATGCCCCTTGGGCGGCGGCGATCAATCTCGTCGCCGCGGCGATTCTGATCTTCGTCATCCTCGGCATCGTCACCGGCTCGCTCGCCTATGACACCTGGTCGGCGATCGCAGGGTCGACGATCTGGATGAAGATCATCTTCGACTTCATCCTCAGCCGGCAAGCACATTGGTTGGGTGGCCGTCAGCGCAAGGAATAATCTAACGCTTAAACCCAGATTGTCCATTGGAACACGAGCGGGTAGCGCAGGCGAGGGCGAGCAGGTTTGCGTTCCCGCGACGAGCCAATAACCGTGTCTATTGGCGAGGAGCGGGGGCGCGAAGATGCCGCCCGCAGCCCGATACCCGCCGTGTAGGGCGATGAAATGACCGTTTCGCATGTGCCTATGGCGAAACAGCCCGGTCTAATGGACAATCTGGGTTAAAACAACGATGCCCCGCAGGGTTTCCCCTGCGGGGCATCGTTTTGAACCGATGTCAGTCCGCTTTTGCGGATTACATCATGTCCATGCCGCCCATGCCGCCCATGCCACCGGCCGGCGCAGCGGGTTTCTCTTCGACCAGCTCGGCCACCATGCAGTCGGTGGTGAGCATCAGACCGGCCACCGAAGCGGCGTTCTGCAGCGCGGTGCGGGTGACCTTGGTCGGGTCGAGCACGCCCATCGCCACCATGTCGCCGTATTCACCGGTGGCCGCGTTGTAGCCGAAATTGCCCTTGCCTTCGACGACCTTGTTGACGACCACGGAAGGCTCGTCACCGGCGTTGGCGACGATCTCGCGGATCGGCTGTTCGAGGGCGCGCATGACGATCTTGATGCCGGCATCCTGGTCGTGGTTGTCGCCCTTGACATTGACGGCGGCACGGGCGCGCAGCAGCGCCACGCCACCACCCGGGACGATGCCTTCTTCGACCGCCGCACGGGTGGCGTGCAGCGCGTCTTCGACGCGGGCCTTCTTCTCCTTCATCTCGACTTCGGTGGCGGCACCGACCTTGATCAGCGCCACACCGCCGGCGAGCTTGGCGACGCGCTCCTGCAGCTTTTCCTTGTCGTAGTCGGAGGTGGCTTCCTCGATCTGCACGCGGATCTGGGCGACGCGTGCCTTGATCGCGTCTTCGGAGCCGGCGCCATCGATGATGGTGGTGTTTTCTTTCGCCACTTCGACGCGCTTGGCCTGACCGAGGTCTTTCAGCGTGGCCTTCTCGAGCGTGAGCCCCACTTCCTCGGCGATCACCGTGCCGCCGGTGAGGATGGCAATGTCTTCGAGCATGGCCTTGCGGCGGTCACCGAAGCCCGGCGCCTTGACGGCGACGGTCTTGAGGATGCCGCGCAGGTTGTTGACCACCAGAGTGGCGAGCGCTTCGCCTTCGACGTCCTCGGCAATGATCAAGAGCGGCCGGCTGGCCTTGGCGACTTGCTCCAGCACCGGCAGCAGGTCGCGGATGTTGGAGATCTTCTTGTCGTGCAGGAGGATGTAGGGGTTCTCCAGGACGGCGATCTGCTTGTCCGGGTTGTTGATGAAATAGGGTGACAGATAGCCGCGGTCGAACTGCATGCCTTCGACGACTTCCAGCTCGTTCTGCAGCGACTTGCCGTCCTCGACGGTGATCACGCCTTCCTTGCCCACCTTGTCCATCGCGTCGGCGATGATCTGGCCGACATCGGCGTCGGAGTTCGCGGAGATGGCGCCGACCTGGGCGATCTCCTTGCTGGTCGTGCAGGGCTTGGAAATCTTCTTCAGCTCCTCGACGATCGCAGCGACGGCCTTGTCGATGCCACGCTTCAGATCCATCGGGTTCATGCCCGCGGCGACAAACTTCATGCCCTCGCGGACGATCGATTGCGCCAGCACGGTCGCGGTGGTGGTGCCATCCCCAGCGACATCCGAGGTCTTGGAAGCGACTTCCTTGACCATCTGGGCGCCCATGTTCTCGAACTTGTCCTTCAGCTCGATTTCCTTGGCAACCGAGACGCCGTCCTTGGTGACGGTGGGTGCACCGAAGGAGCGCTCGAGCACGACGTTGCGGCCCTTGGGACCGAGGGTGACCTTGACGGCGTCGGCCAGGATGTTGACGCCGCGCACCATGCGCTGACGGGCGGAATCGCCAAACAGAACTTCTTTAGCAGTCATCGTTCAATCTCCAGTGATTTCTGAATCGGGAAAAGGGGCGATCAGGACTCGATCACGCCCATGATGTCTTCTTCGCGCATCACGAGCAGTTCTTCGCCTTCGACCTTGACGGTCTGGCCGGCATACTTGCCGAACAGCACGCGGTCGCCGACCTTGACGGCCATCGGACGCACCTTGCCATCATCCAGGATCTTGCCGTTGCCCACGGCGAGGACTTCGCCCTGATCCGGCTTCTCGCCGGCGGTGTCGGGGATCACGATGCCGGAGGCAGTGGTGCGTTCGGCTTCAACGCGCTTGACGATCACACGATCATGCAAGGGACGGATTTTCATGAAGTTTTCTCCTTCTGAACAAAGCCGCGGGAGCGGCGCTTCGAGGGGTTTGCAAACACAGTGGCTACCGGTTGTTAGCACTCGGCGCCAACGAGTGCTAATAATAATGACGCGGCACGGGGTTTTCAAGACGTGCAGGAACTTTTTGGGACGATAATTTCCCCATGGGACTTTTCGACTGGCTCAAGCCTCGACCTGCGATCGATGCCCCGCTGCAGGCGAAAATCGACCAGGCCGCGCTGGCGATCGACCCCTTGATCAAACAGATCAAGGGGTACGAGCACAAGCTGGCACCGGCGGTTGTGCGCGCCCTCGCCCATTGCCGTGACATCGCCGCGCAGATTCCCGGCCCTTTTGAGATCAGCCGCGCCGCCTTCGGCAGCGATCCGCTCGTCCATGCCCTGTTCGCCAGCGCCGATGC includes the following:
- a CDS encoding sodium:solute symporter family protein, with the translated sequence MAGAAQSKAFFQQLKRYYTFYTGGFIGFIVFIAILEQLGLPNRILGYLFLFATILLYAGIGFMSKTAEVSEYYVAGRRVPAIFNGMATGADWMSAASFIGMAGTLYATGYDGLAFVMGWTGGYCLVALFLAPYLRKFGQYTIPDFLGARYGGNIPRLIGVIAAIICSFTYVIAQIYGVGIITSRFTGLEFAIGVFVGLAGILVCSFLGGMKAVTWTQVAQYIILIVAYLIPVLWLSVKHTGLPIPQITAYTTALPKVTALEKEFNDKKTPKGAAEESVRAIFREHAAAAAARLKALESGGATYLAAEKVKLEARLAELKAANPPDAKAIEAAAKALKGFPVGVDAARKKWTAEKAAAEAKASSVKPHAEPFAAENEHARDVAKKNFLALIFCLMVGTAALPHILVRYYTTPSVREARVSVFWSLFFISLLYFTAPALAILVKYEVYQNVVGTSFSSLPAWVSNWAAVDKTLMAITDINKDGIVQLAEITLGNDLVVLATPEIAGLPYVISGLVAAGGLAAALSTADGLLLTIANALSHDLYYKMIDPNAPTVRRLAVSKGLLLIVAVLAAYVTSLKPGDILFLVGAAFSLAASAFFPALVCGIFWRRANKSGAILGMLSGLGICMYYMYQTYPFFGVNAPKWWDIEPIAAGIFGIPAGFIGIIVGSLISPAPAKEVQKLVDHVRYPNLEGDIDIRAV
- a CDS encoding DUF4212 domain-containing protein: MRLTEKHHEYWRKNLQITVILLAIWFIVTFVVSWFARELNTLEILGPLGFYMGAQGALIVYVLIIWYYARYMNRLDEEYGVQEGGDE
- a CDS encoding sensor histidine kinase; protein product: MPDSPPAEKPRRPSVFSDPHPAPNSLFGEILDWMLAPLLLVWPFSITVTYQVAVEIVDQVYDRVLVEHLGRALSGVRVTAAGVEVTLPPAQPAKTDDSESDSQFYQVALAEGELIAGEADLPPLKGGDVRTLGKTHFRDGQIQGEPVRIAYQLLPSPDDARPILVQAAETRNQRKALTSQIISSVLLPQFAIIPLAVVLVWLGLTRGLAPLTRLQERIRSRRPDDLSPIDLSTVPEELQPMISAFNQMMARLEDNLAAQQRFIAAAAHQLKTPLTGLKTQTELALRETDASQLKEYLRRIAAGVERASRMTYQLLNLARAEASHDVKQPMVRIDLESLVREVTIRYVPRALERNIDLGFEIQAKDQPMPWVSGVRVLLAEMIDNLIDNAIKYTPVGGTVTVRLIAAAQPVLEIEDTGIGIPVEERERIFERFYRTLGTDAEGSGLGLAIVREIADLHHIQIEIGDNPAGSGSLFRLTFPATLTSGG
- a CDS encoding response regulator transcription factor, which encodes MRILIAEDDPMIADGLVRALRKSGYAVDHVGDGAAADTALASQPYDLLILDLGLPRLSGIEVLRRLRARKNALPVLILTAQDGLEDRVRGLDAGADDYLTKPFALPELEARVRALTRRGTAQSKVLEFGCLTFDQSERVARCNGHLLDLSARELAVLEILMLRIGRLVGKDQLVDHLCGWGEEVSTNAIEVYIHRLRKKLEPEGIRIATVRGLGYCLDKPRGEAVGSA
- a CDS encoding DUF294 nucleotidyltransferase-like domain-containing protein; protein product: MPARPTLHSPLAALIKRAPVTATPETTLRDAVLAMSENRVGSIIVIEPESGRPLGIFTLRDLLHKVAAKSCDLDQLIMSLMSDSGLQMLNWRATVYQAALVMARHGIHHVIVVDAAGKLKGVVSQEDIYELQSGGGKAISGAIRSARDLASLIAAADDIRRLASRTLAEGGAAEQLTQMISTLNDHLTMRLIELTAEEFSLPRVPWCWLAFGSEGRYEQTLATDQDNGIVFAAPLGEEETIRQALLPFAREVNQRLDACGFPLCKGNVMASNPQLCLSVEEWQQRFASWLRSSTPQALLDATIYFDFRPIFGAEELAERLRDWLRQHIPGATLFLRFMAENALRVRPPLGMIRDFSFDDHKQFPHTIDLKGSGTRLFVDVARILALANGIDATSTAERLRAAAAANKLGGEDVEAMLRGFYFIQQLRLRVQQEGSPAGLANRVDPDQLNELDRLILREALKQAKKLQGRIQLDYRL
- a CDS encoding DUF4212 domain-containing protein, whose protein sequence is MQYKHDAQGYWKATLGLITKVLVIWFLVSFGAGILFADLLNGIHLGGYPLGFWFAHQGSIYVFIALIFWYAKKMGDIDREFDVHED
- a CDS encoding sodium:solute symporter family protein → MDLQTTIYLVVGASFALYIGIAIWSRAGSTSEYYAAGGGVHPVLNGMATAADWMSAASFISMAGLISNMGYGGGLFLMGWTGGYVLLACLLAPYLRKFGKFTVPQFIGDRFYSKSASTVAVLCLLVASLTYIIGQMTGVGVAFSRFLGVSSDMGIYVGMAIVFTYAVFGGMKGITYTQVAQYIVLIFAYVIPAIFISIALTGVPIPQLGLGANINGTDVSLLARLDQVITDLGFGKYTTTTAGSTLNMFVYTMSLMIGTAGLPHVIMRFFTVPNVAAARSSAGWALVFIAILYTTAPAVAAMARLNLHGTVNNAVGVQSDPAGGLKIDPAKVKANADPFAPEASLKYEERPDWMKRWEKTGLLKFEDKNGDGRIQYYNDKTKNEAAKAKFEAAGWKGNELTVNADIIVLANPEIALLPNWVIALVAAGGLAAALSTAAGLLMAISAAISHDLVKGVFAPNISERGELLAGKIAMACSIVVAGYLGLNPPGFAAGTVALAFGIAASSLFPAIMMGIFSKKMNKEGAMAGMLAGLFVTLFYVFAHKGIFFIKGTEYLNLIGGANSFFGITPEAFGAVGAVVNFIVAFVVDKMTKEPPEHIQHMVENVRIPRGSKAVDGAHAH
- the groL gene encoding chaperonin GroEL (60 kDa chaperone family; promotes refolding of misfolded polypeptides especially under stressful conditions; forms two stacked rings of heptamers to form a barrel-shaped 14mer; ends can be capped by GroES; misfolded proteins enter the barrel where they are refolded when GroES binds), encoding MTAKEVLFGDSARQRMVRGVNILADAVKVTLGPKGRNVVLERSFGAPTVTKDGVSVAKEIELKDKFENMGAQMVKEVASKTSDVAGDGTTTATVLAQSIVREGMKFVAAGMNPMDLKRGIDKAVAAIVEELKKISKPCTTSKEIAQVGAISANSDADVGQIIADAMDKVGKEGVITVEDGKSLQNELEVVEGMQFDRGYLSPYFINNPDKQIAVLENPYILLHDKKISNIRDLLPVLEQVAKASRPLLIIAEDVEGEALATLVVNNLRGILKTVAVKAPGFGDRRKAMLEDIAILTGGTVIAEEVGLTLEKATLKDLGQAKRVEVAKENTTIIDGAGSEDAIKARVAQIRVQIEEATSDYDKEKLQERVAKLAGGVALIKVGAATEVEMKEKKARVEDALHATRAAVEEGIVPGGGVALLRARAAVNVKGDNHDQDAGIKIVMRALEQPIREIVANAGDEPSVVVNKVVEGKGNFGYNAATGEYGDMVAMGVLDPTKVTRTALQNAASVAGLMLTTDCMVAELVEEKPAAPAGGMGGMGGMDMM
- the groES gene encoding co-chaperone GroES, yielding MKIRPLHDRVIVKRVEAERTTASGIVIPDTAGEKPDQGEVLAVGNGKILDDGKVRPMAVKVGDRVLFGKYAGQTVKVEGEELLVMREEDIMGVIES